A genome region from Coleofasciculaceae cyanobacterium includes the following:
- a CDS encoding YegS/Rv2252/BmrU family lipid kinase, which translates to MTRSACLIFNPVAGQGNSEQELATIKSILEPEFDLDIQFTTEEVNGGELAHQAVKNKVEAVIASGGDGTVSAVAEALIETNIPLGAIARGTANAFANALNIPDTIEAACKVIVDGATRKVDAALCNGRPMILLAGIGFEAETVEHADRQTKNRLGMLAYVLSGLKQLKDFKKFETTLETDDKVIKVKANAITIANAAPPTSILAHGTAGVIYDDGLLDVTIISPENRASAIAISYHLLQSTNNDEAAERDDIGYLRTKWVKVTTDPPQKVVLDGELIGETPIEVKCIPSGLTIFTPIEQTIQAEEKLEHLAGIQIEEK; encoded by the coding sequence ATGACCCGTTCTGCCTGTCTAATATTTAACCCTGTTGCTGGTCAAGGTAATTCCGAGCAAGAGCTAGCCACAATCAAAAGTATTCTAGAGCCAGAATTTGATTTAGATATTCAGTTCACTACCGAGGAAGTTAACGGAGGAGAGTTAGCTCACCAGGCGGTAAAAAATAAAGTTGAGGCAGTGATCGCTTCTGGGGGAGACGGCACGGTTTCGGCAGTAGCAGAAGCTTTGATCGAAACTAATATTCCTTTGGGTGCGATCGCTAGAGGAACAGCTAATGCCTTTGCTAACGCTTTAAATATTCCCGACACTATCGAAGCTGCCTGTAAAGTAATTGTTGATGGGGCAACTCGAAAAGTTGATGCTGCGCTGTGTAACGGTAGACCGATGATTTTGCTGGCAGGAATTGGGTTCGAGGCAGAAACGGTGGAACATGCCGATCGCCAAACTAAAAATCGCCTGGGAATGCTCGCTTATGTACTTTCAGGATTAAAACAGCTCAAGGACTTTAAGAAATTTGAGACAACTCTCGAAACTGATGACAAAGTAATTAAGGTTAAAGCTAATGCGATTACGATCGCTAATGCTGCACCTCCTACATCTATTTTGGCTCATGGTACGGCAGGAGTTATTTACGATGATGGCTTGCTAGATGTCACTATCATTAGTCCTGAAAATAGAGCTAGCGCGATCGCCATTTCCTATCATCTGCTTCAAAGTACCAACAACGATGAAGCAGCAGAAAGAGATGATATTGGCTACTTACGCACTAAATGGGTCAAGGTAACGACCGATCCTCCCCAAAAAGTAGTTTTAGATGGCGAGCTTATTGGCGAAACCCCGATTGAGGTTAAGTGTATCCCAAGTGGCCTAACCATATTTACCCCCATAGAACAAACCATTCAGGCAGAAGAAAAACTCGAACACCTGGCGGGAATTCAAATAGAAGAAAAGTGA